The proteins below are encoded in one region of Paenarthrobacter ilicis:
- the bioB gene encoding biotin synthase BioB produces MSTHPPNQTPAYAILDTAREQVLRRGEGLSEAQLIEVLELPDDAIPAALQLAHEVRLEHCGEDVEVEGIISIKTGGCPEDCHFCSQSGLFDSPVRGVWLDIPALVKAAKETAATGATEFCIVAAVRGPDIKLMNQIKFAIDRINEEVDINIACSLGMLTQRQVGQLAAWGVHRYNHNLETARSYFPEVVTTHSYEERLETCAMVKAAGMELCCGALIGMGESLAQRAELAVQLAALEPHEVPLNFLNPRPGTPLENQGIMDGKDALRAIAAFRLAMPRTVLRYAGGRELTLGDLGTREGLLGGINAVIVGNYLTTLGRPANADVNLLVELNMPIKELQKAL; encoded by the coding sequence ATGAGCACCCACCCGCCCAACCAGACTCCCGCCTACGCCATCCTGGACACCGCCCGGGAGCAGGTCCTGCGACGAGGCGAGGGCCTGAGCGAGGCACAACTCATCGAGGTCCTTGAACTCCCCGACGACGCCATCCCCGCAGCGCTGCAATTGGCCCATGAGGTCCGCCTTGAGCACTGCGGCGAGGACGTTGAGGTGGAAGGAATCATCTCCATCAAGACCGGAGGCTGCCCCGAAGACTGCCATTTCTGCAGCCAGTCGGGCCTGTTCGACTCCCCCGTTCGCGGTGTTTGGCTGGACATTCCTGCACTCGTCAAAGCGGCGAAGGAAACCGCTGCCACCGGGGCCACGGAGTTTTGCATTGTCGCAGCTGTGCGCGGCCCCGACATCAAGCTCATGAACCAGATCAAGTTCGCGATTGACCGCATCAACGAAGAAGTGGACATCAACATCGCCTGTTCGCTCGGCATGCTCACGCAGCGCCAAGTGGGCCAGCTGGCCGCTTGGGGCGTCCATCGGTACAACCATAATCTGGAGACGGCGCGCAGCTACTTCCCCGAGGTGGTCACTACCCACAGCTACGAAGAACGCCTGGAAACCTGCGCCATGGTCAAGGCCGCCGGCATGGAACTGTGCTGCGGCGCCCTGATCGGCATGGGTGAATCGTTGGCGCAACGCGCAGAGTTGGCCGTCCAACTCGCCGCCCTGGAACCACATGAGGTCCCGCTGAACTTCCTCAACCCCCGCCCCGGCACGCCCTTGGAAAACCAAGGCATCATGGACGGCAAGGATGCCCTCCGCGCCATCGCGGCATTCCGCTTGGCCATGCCACGCACCGTGCTCCGTTATGCCGGCGGCCGTGAACTTACGCTCGGGGATCTCGGCACCCGCGAAGGCTTGCTCGGGGGCATCAACGCTGTGATTGTGGGCAACTACCTCACCACCCTGGGCCGGCCCGCCAACGCTGACGTCAACCTCTTGGTGGAGCTGAACATGCCCATCAAGGAGCTCCAGAAAGCCCTGTGA
- a CDS encoding purine-cytosine permease family protein: MSPEKMSTATLEPTTPGGAAVVNGTDGAPPGVNSDAMSAAKESLEDYTLRFAPRSYRKWSAGVVATSALGGIAYLADFSIGANIGIAYGTVNAIIGIIVAAVIIFSTGFPLAYYAARYNIDLDLITRGSGFGYYGSVVTNIIFATFTFIFFALEGSIMAQGLQLGLGVPQWIGYAVSTIIIIPLVIYGMKTLATLQVWTTPLWLLLMVVPVGYLLLSHPESIDAFFAFTGASGQGGPNLASVMLAAGVCLSLMAQIAEQIDYLRFMPPKTAENKGAWWRAVILAGPGWVIFGAIKQIIGLFIAIYLIAKLDPAAAVHANEPVHQFLGVYEEMMPAWLAMTLAVVLVVISQIKINVTNAYSGSLAWTNSFTRITKTYPGRMVFVVVNLVIALVLMESNMFEFLNTILGFYANCAMAWVVTVASDIAINKYLLKISPKVPEFRRGMLYAVNPVGFVSMLVSAGVSIAVFFGAFGSAVQPFSPIFAVGLALVLPPVLALATKGRYYLRRTDDGIDLPMFDADGNPTDAKLMCHVTGIEFERPDMLRSGQDGPDGEPQYISSLALSTDKTGTLVLPAQK; this comes from the coding sequence ATGAGCCCTGAGAAGATGAGCACCGCCACGCTGGAACCGACGACGCCGGGAGGCGCCGCCGTCGTGAATGGAACCGACGGCGCGCCGCCGGGAGTCAACAGTGACGCGATGAGCGCCGCGAAGGAAAGCCTGGAGGATTACACCCTCCGCTTTGCGCCGCGGTCCTACCGGAAGTGGAGCGCCGGCGTGGTGGCCACCAGTGCTTTGGGCGGCATTGCGTATCTGGCTGACTTCTCCATCGGCGCCAACATCGGCATCGCCTACGGCACGGTCAACGCGATCATCGGCATCATTGTGGCAGCGGTGATCATCTTCTCCACCGGTTTTCCGCTGGCCTACTACGCTGCCCGCTACAACATTGACCTTGACCTGATCACCCGCGGCTCGGGGTTCGGCTACTACGGCTCAGTGGTCACCAACATTATTTTCGCCACGTTCACGTTTATCTTCTTTGCCCTTGAGGGCTCCATCATGGCGCAAGGACTCCAATTGGGCCTGGGGGTACCGCAGTGGATCGGTTACGCCGTGTCCACCATCATCATCATTCCCCTGGTCATCTACGGGATGAAGACGCTGGCCACCTTGCAGGTGTGGACCACCCCGCTGTGGCTGCTGCTCATGGTGGTGCCCGTGGGCTACCTGCTGCTGTCCCACCCGGAAAGCATTGATGCGTTCTTCGCTTTCACGGGTGCTTCCGGGCAGGGCGGACCCAACCTGGCCTCGGTCATGTTGGCTGCAGGTGTTTGCCTTTCCCTGATGGCGCAGATTGCTGAGCAGATCGACTACCTGCGCTTCATGCCTCCCAAGACCGCCGAGAACAAGGGTGCGTGGTGGCGTGCCGTGATCCTGGCCGGACCGGGCTGGGTCATCTTCGGTGCCATCAAGCAGATCATCGGCCTGTTCATTGCCATTTACCTGATCGCCAAGCTGGATCCTGCGGCTGCGGTGCACGCCAATGAACCCGTGCACCAGTTCCTGGGGGTCTACGAAGAGATGATGCCCGCCTGGCTGGCCATGACCCTCGCGGTGGTCCTGGTGGTCATTTCGCAGATCAAGATCAACGTCACCAATGCGTACTCCGGCTCCCTTGCGTGGACCAACTCGTTCACCCGCATCACCAAGACGTACCCGGGCCGGATGGTGTTTGTGGTGGTGAACCTGGTGATTGCGCTGGTGCTCATGGAGTCCAACATGTTTGAGTTCCTCAACACCATTCTTGGCTTCTACGCCAACTGCGCCATGGCCTGGGTGGTCACGGTGGCATCGGACATTGCCATCAACAAGTACCTGCTGAAGATCTCGCCCAAGGTTCCGGAGTTCCGCCGCGGCATGCTGTACGCCGTCAATCCCGTGGGGTTCGTGTCCATGCTGGTGTCGGCTGGGGTCTCCATCGCCGTCTTCTTTGGCGCCTTCGGTTCCGCGGTACAGCCTTTCTCTCCCATCTTCGCGGTAGGCCTGGCTTTGGTCCTTCCTCCGGTCCTGGCTTTGGCCACCAAGGGGCGCTACTACCTGCGGCGCACCGACGACGGCATTGACCTTCCGATGTTCGACGCCGACGGCAACCCCACTGATGCGAAGTTGATGTGCCACGTGACCGGCATCGAGTTCGAACGTCCGGACATGCTCCGCTCCGGTCAGGACGGGCCCGACGGCGAACCCCAGTACATCTCCTCCCTCGCGTTGTCGACGGACAAGACAGGCACGCTGGTGCTCCCGGCCCAGAAGTAG
- a CDS encoding CsbD family protein translates to MGLGDKISNKAQEVTGKAKEALGDATNNEKLQAEGAADQAAAKSKQAGENVKDAAKDVFDK, encoded by the coding sequence ATGGGACTCGGAGACAAGATCAGCAACAAGGCCCAGGAAGTCACCGGCAAGGCTAAGGAAGCCCTCGGCGACGCCACCAATAACGAGAAGCTTCAGGCCGAGGGAGCAGCCGATCAGGCTGCCGCCAAGTCCAAGCAGGCAGGCGAAAACGTCAAGGACGCCGCTAAGGACGTCTTCGACAAGTAG
- a CDS encoding alcohol dehydrogenase catalytic domain-containing protein, with the protein MKAVTWQGRRSLSVIDVPDPTIQDPTDAIIRITSSAICGSDLHLYEVLGPYMHKSDVIGHEPMGIVEEVGSAVHRLKKGDRVVVPFNISCGRCFMCNQGLQSQCETTQVTAKNSGAALFGYSELYGSVPGGQAQYLRVPFADYGPVKVDGDAPDERYLFLSDILPTAWQAVEYAATPAGGTLVVLGLGPVGQFASRIGVHKGLRVIGVDPVPERRAMAAAHGVETMDFGPDVAEQIRKQTLGRGADSVVDAVGMEAHGSPVASFLHKAVSLLPDKPAQVAMDTMSVDRLAALHTAIDAVRRGGTISLSGVYGGKADPLPLMTMFDKQIQLRMGQCNVRNWTDRLLPLVEDDADPLGVMHLVTHTGSLDEAPELYEKFQKKEDGCIKVVLKP; encoded by the coding sequence GTGAAAGCAGTGACTTGGCAAGGAAGGCGCTCGTTGAGCGTCATCGACGTTCCGGATCCCACCATCCAGGACCCCACGGATGCGATCATCCGCATTACGTCCTCGGCGATTTGCGGCTCGGACCTGCATCTTTACGAGGTCCTGGGGCCCTATATGCACAAAAGCGATGTGATCGGCCATGAGCCGATGGGCATCGTTGAAGAAGTTGGCTCGGCAGTCCACCGGCTCAAGAAAGGCGACCGCGTGGTGGTTCCTTTCAACATCTCCTGCGGCCGATGCTTCATGTGCAACCAGGGGCTCCAATCGCAGTGCGAAACCACCCAGGTGACCGCCAAGAACTCCGGGGCCGCCCTCTTCGGGTACTCGGAGCTCTACGGTTCGGTTCCAGGCGGCCAAGCACAGTATCTGCGGGTTCCGTTCGCGGATTACGGCCCTGTGAAGGTCGACGGCGATGCACCGGACGAGCGCTACCTCTTCCTCTCCGACATTCTCCCCACTGCGTGGCAAGCGGTGGAGTACGCCGCCACTCCCGCCGGCGGAACGCTTGTGGTGCTGGGCCTGGGCCCGGTTGGGCAGTTCGCCAGCAGAATCGGCGTCCACAAGGGATTGAGGGTCATCGGGGTGGACCCCGTCCCGGAGCGACGTGCCATGGCCGCGGCTCACGGCGTGGAAACCATGGACTTCGGCCCGGACGTCGCGGAGCAGATTCGCAAGCAGACCTTGGGCCGCGGCGCTGATTCCGTGGTGGATGCTGTGGGCATGGAGGCGCACGGGTCTCCGGTTGCCTCGTTCCTACACAAGGCGGTGTCGCTGCTTCCGGACAAGCCCGCCCAAGTTGCCATGGATACCATGAGCGTGGACCGGCTCGCCGCCCTGCATACGGCAATCGACGCCGTGCGGCGAGGCGGCACCATTTCACTGAGCGGCGTTTACGGCGGCAAGGCCGATCCCCTGCCGCTGATGACTATGTTCGACAAGCAGATCCAGCTCCGGATGGGCCAATGCAACGTGCGGAACTGGACGGACCGGCTGCTGCCGCTGGTGGAGGACGACGCCGATCCGCTGGGAGTCATGCACCTGGTCACCCACACCGGATCACTGGACGAAGCCCCGGAGCTTTACGAGAAATTCCAAAAGAAGGAAGATGGCTGCATCAAGGTTGTTCTCAAGCCCTGA